The Paenibacillus sp. MBLB1832 genome has a window encoding:
- a CDS encoding ROK family protein yields MEVAVILLAGIDIGGTKCSVSIGRSCGDGVELLVKKAIPTPQEPHSAIEAILKILQELLEAHQDSEPLASIGISCGGPLNSRSGRILSPPNLPGWDDIDIVSPFRDTFGVPVAVQNDANACALAEWTWGAGKGSSNMVFLTFGTGMGAGLILDGKLYSGTNDMAGEVGHIRLEHDGPKGYGKLGSFEGFCSGGGIAHLATQVARRRLSEGIPPSFCPSPEAIGEITAKKVFEYAHTGDPGALEVVDMVAYQLGRGLSMLIDLLNPERIVIGSIYTRQQSLLESKVHQVLLEECLSISRQVCTILTAGLGEEIGDYAALSVAQYALRTS; encoded by the coding sequence ATGGAGGTGGCCGTCATACTTCTTGCCGGTATTGATATAGGTGGCACCAAGTGTTCCGTCAGTATAGGGCGCAGTTGCGGAGATGGTGTGGAGCTGCTGGTGAAGAAGGCGATTCCGACACCGCAGGAACCCCATTCAGCCATCGAAGCCATACTGAAGATTCTGCAGGAATTATTAGAAGCACATCAAGACTCCGAACCGTTAGCGTCGATTGGCATAAGCTGTGGGGGGCCGCTGAATAGCCGCTCCGGCCGCATTCTCTCCCCGCCGAATCTGCCGGGGTGGGATGACATCGATATTGTGAGCCCCTTCCGGGATACGTTCGGCGTCCCCGTCGCCGTCCAGAATGATGCGAATGCCTGCGCACTGGCGGAATGGACCTGGGGAGCGGGGAAGGGCAGCAGCAACATGGTGTTCCTTACCTTCGGTACAGGTATGGGAGCGGGCTTGATCCTGGACGGCAAGCTGTATTCGGGTACGAACGACATGGCGGGCGAGGTCGGACACATCCGCCTGGAGCATGACGGGCCTAAGGGGTACGGTAAGCTTGGCTCGTTCGAGGGCTTTTGCAGCGGTGGTGGTATTGCTCATCTGGCGACACAGGTAGCCCGGCGCCGGTTATCCGAAGGAATACCTCCATCCTTCTGTCCCTCGCCAGAAGCGATAGGGGAGATTACGGCGAAGAAGGTGTTCGAGTATGCCCATACAGGCGACCCGGGGGCACTGGAAGTGGTGGATATGGTAGCCTATCAGCTCGGAAGAGGGCTTTCGATGCTGATCGATCTGCTCAATCCGGAGCGCATTGTGATCGGTAGTATTTATACGCGGCAGCAATCCTTGCTGGAGAGCAAGGTACACCAAGTGCTGTTGGAAGAGTGCCTGTCGATATCCCGCCAGGTATGCACCATCTTAACTGCCGGCCTGGGGGAAGAGATTGGCGACTATGCCGCCTTGTCCGTAGCTCAATATGCTTTAAGAACTAGCTAA
- a CDS encoding alpha-L-fucosidase, with amino-acid sequence MFVHWGLYKIPAWHEQILWRGDMTRSSYEKLIHEFNPVKFDPEAWLDVAEEAGIQYLCFTTRHHDGFYMWDAALSEYKITNTP; translated from the coding sequence ATATTCGTTCATTGGGGTCTCTATAAAATTCCTGCATGGCATGAGCAAATTCTGTGGAGAGGGGACATGACGCGCTCCTCCTATGAGAAACTCATTCACGAGTTCAATCCGGTGAAGTTCGATCCGGAAGCTTGGCTGGATGTGGCGGAGGAAGCAGGCATACAGTATCTCTGCTTTACCACGAGGCATCATGACGGCTTCTACATGTGGGATGCGGCGCTTTCGGAATATAAGATTACGAACACGCCTTAA
- a CDS encoding D-sedoheptulose-7-phosphate isomerase, with product MLQDSMIERWMSGLISKYPDLSSCKKDIEAAYRELSSSFHSGGKLMVCGNGGSAADSEHIVGELMKGFMSKRPLGAKQRSLLEGANPTDGAYLADRLQGALPAISLVSHSALITAYANDVAPDMIFGQQVYGLGREGDVLLALSTSGNSANVVRAVQVANAIGVRTIGLTGKGGGKLGELCTVTIRVPYNLTPDIQERHLPIYHTLCMMVEQEFFEA from the coding sequence ATGCTGCAGGATTCTATGATCGAACGTTGGATGTCTGGATTAATCTCCAAGTACCCAGACTTATCTTCGTGTAAAAAAGATATTGAGGCGGCATATCGAGAGCTGTCATCGTCCTTTCACAGCGGCGGCAAGCTGATGGTTTGCGGAAACGGGGGGAGCGCGGCCGATAGTGAGCATATCGTGGGCGAGCTGATGAAGGGCTTCATGTCCAAGCGGCCGTTAGGCGCTAAGCAGCGCAGTCTGCTGGAAGGTGCGAATCCAACGGATGGAGCCTATCTGGCGGATCGTCTTCAAGGAGCGCTGCCTGCCATTTCCCTAGTCAGCCATTCCGCTCTGATAACTGCTTACGCCAATGACGTCGCTCCCGACATGATCTTCGGCCAACAGGTCTATGGACTAGGACGGGAGGGGGATGTGCTGCTCGCACTGAGTACATCAGGCAACTCAGCCAATGTGGTCCGTGCTGTTCAGGTGGCGAACGCCATAGGGGTGCGAACAATCGGACTGACAGGCAAGGGCGGCGGTAAGCTTGGGGAGCTGTGCACCGTAACGATTCGAGTGCCGTACAATTTGACCCCGGACATTCAGGAGAGGCATCTTCCTATCTATCATACGCTCTGTATGATGGTTGAGCAGGAGTTCTTCGAAGCTTAG
- a CDS encoding creatininase family protein — MRSTKTNWLDMFPYEFQEKQKELPIVYQPLGICEPHGQVAALGLDTFKAEHLCRTAALEVGGIVAPTQGFHAHEAGASARWLYENVGETDPLMTSLPPELMYKTFLYQLRAFYNTGFRGIIALSGHGGAHTQDFKRIAGHFAEATGCRVWYGTDFELAGPAFPADHAGKYELSTLMHLRPELVDLQLQSLEQQPASGGRLAIHSSAHEATASYGRAIVESCEAAIVKLVREMEQELQSGHAEECPRLDYQAIEAMWTQLLQQPWVGCSPRVGQVEVPSHSRWKPYERAIHSL, encoded by the coding sequence ATGAGGTCAACCAAGACCAACTGGCTGGATATGTTTCCTTATGAATTTCAGGAGAAGCAGAAGGAGCTGCCCATAGTTTACCAGCCTCTTGGTATATGTGAGCCCCACGGTCAGGTTGCTGCCCTGGGTCTGGATACCTTCAAGGCTGAGCACTTATGCCGCACAGCCGCTTTGGAGGTTGGGGGTATTGTCGCACCCACTCAGGGATTTCACGCTCATGAAGCCGGCGCCTCCGCCAGGTGGCTGTATGAGAATGTAGGCGAAACCGACCCATTGATGACTTCGTTACCGCCGGAGCTCATGTACAAGACGTTTTTATATCAGCTGCGTGCCTTCTACAATACCGGCTTTCGTGGCATCATTGCCTTATCGGGACATGGCGGGGCACATACGCAGGATTTCAAGCGAATAGCCGGACATTTTGCAGAAGCAACCGGATGCCGGGTTTGGTACGGTACGGATTTTGAGCTTGCAGGTCCTGCATTCCCAGCTGATCACGCAGGAAAATATGAATTATCCACGCTTATGCATCTGCGTCCGGAGCTAGTGGATCTGCAGCTTCAGTCTCTGGAGCAGCAGCCCGCTTCCGGTGGCAGGCTTGCTATTCATTCTTCAGCCCATGAGGCCACCGCGTCTTATGGACGAGCTATTGTTGAATCGTGCGAGGCTGCGATTGTGAAGCTGGTGCGTGAAATGGAACAAGAACTTCAGAGTGGTCATGCTGAAGAATGTCCACGACTAGATTATCAAGCAATTGAAGCGATGTGGACCCAGCTGCTTCAGCAGCCATGGGTAGGCTGTAGTCCCCGAGTGGGGCAAGTGGAGGTTCCGTCACACTCACGCTGGAAGCCATATGAGAGGGCAATTCATTCGCTGTAA
- a CDS encoding GntR family transcriptional regulator has protein sequence MSLFLQLKDQMIKHILDGTYSGGEPIPTEQELCDKYQISRVTVRKALTELKQEGLIVSVQGQGTMVSKRRGSHKGSLDMIALVAAVHNPFFAAYMEHFERVAEESGSLVLFKQDYEGNALESSDLFYRLFKRNIRNIVYWAQSEKLNLELLHRIRTIGMNLVIFDQSFKNEVADTVWLDNRDAVVTLYSALQTRSNANIHLIGFDGPYVPSEARRQQAYLESSSGTGFIHTIPRSPHVHSEVRELLTHLHQQDLLPGGLICSNGQLGLAAAAYLQEQGLSDRVVLGAIDYYPEMAAYRMLAYRQPMKELAAKSYQRLMVQNNQGELWRPEHFELQGELIVCGE, from the coding sequence ATGTCGCTTTTTCTGCAACTGAAGGATCAAATGATCAAACACATCCTGGACGGCACCTATTCGGGTGGGGAGCCGATTCCTACGGAGCAGGAGCTGTGTGACAAGTACCAGATTAGCCGGGTGACGGTGAGGAAGGCGTTAACCGAGCTGAAGCAGGAAGGACTTATCGTCAGTGTGCAAGGGCAAGGGACCATGGTATCCAAGCGGCGGGGGAGCCATAAGGGCTCGCTCGATATGATTGCTCTGGTGGCGGCGGTACATAACCCATTCTTCGCCGCTTACATGGAGCATTTCGAGCGTGTCGCCGAGGAATCGGGGTCACTGGTTTTGTTCAAACAGGATTACGAGGGCAACGCGCTGGAGTCCAGTGATCTGTTCTATCGTTTGTTCAAACGAAACATTCGTAATATTGTGTACTGGGCACAATCGGAGAAGCTTAATCTCGAGCTTTTACACCGGATACGGACCATTGGCATGAATCTGGTCATTTTCGATCAGAGCTTCAAGAATGAAGTCGCCGATACGGTATGGTTGGATAACCGTGACGCGGTCGTGACGTTATATTCCGCTCTGCAAACCCGAAGTAATGCGAACATTCACTTGATCGGGTTTGACGGTCCTTATGTTCCAAGTGAGGCACGCAGGCAACAGGCTTACTTGGAATCCAGCAGTGGCACAGGCTTCATTCATACCATACCCCGCAGCCCGCATGTACATTCTGAGGTTCGCGAGCTCCTGACGCACTTGCACCAGCAGGACTTGCTGCCGGGAGGGTTGATTTGCTCTAATGGGCAGCTTGGACTTGCCGCTGCTGCATACCTGCAAGAGCAGGGACTTTCTGACCGGGTCGTACTGGGGGCCATCGATTACTACCCTGAGATGGCAGCCTATCGGATGCTGGCTTATCGGCAGCCGATGAAGGAGCTCGCAGCCAAGTCTTACCAGCGACTCATGGTTCAGAACAACCAAGGTGAGCTCTGGCGACCCGAGCACTTCGAACTACAGGGAGAGCTGATCGTATGCGGCGAGTAG
- a CDS encoding AraC family transcriptional regulator, with protein sequence MHTSRFFHLPAMDSLPYGIIAVGQVKDDPKHRVTGNRYAEHIYNLHLAVRGRGWVHTATNKIPIGAMEGFVYSEHQIQRYEADAAEPWEVWWIYFKGEGIRALLHKQILGEEPWRIPVDSGRRILPLIEALWELAGQNDAANLPVVSSTLYRILLELLTHSAAPPSSGSARLEHRLQFTAEYMRSHCSQPLTLEQLAAHSGVSSAYFSRTFHAHFGMPPLDYLAQMRIELAKQMLIVTHKTIKQIAFEVGYGNPSYFIERFRGIVGMTPAIYREASLNPPV encoded by the coding sequence ATGCATACGAGCCGTTTTTTTCATTTACCTGCCATGGACAGCCTCCCCTATGGCATCATCGCTGTAGGACAGGTGAAGGATGATCCTAAGCATCGTGTTACCGGAAACAGGTACGCTGAGCATATTTACAATCTACATCTAGCTGTTCGCGGCCGCGGCTGGGTACATACAGCAACCAATAAGATACCGATCGGGGCTATGGAAGGCTTCGTGTACTCGGAACATCAAATTCAGCGATACGAAGCAGACGCTGCGGAGCCGTGGGAGGTATGGTGGATTTATTTCAAGGGAGAGGGGATTCGCGCATTGCTTCACAAGCAAATCCTGGGAGAAGAGCCCTGGAGAATTCCCGTGGACAGCGGCAGGCGAATTCTTCCATTGATCGAGGCGCTGTGGGAGCTTGCTGGACAAAATGATGCAGCCAACCTCCCGGTCGTGAGCTCGACGCTGTACCGAATTCTGCTGGAGCTGCTGACACATTCGGCCGCTCCTCCCTCCTCTGGCTCTGCCAGGCTGGAGCACCGGCTGCAGTTCACCGCCGAATATATGCGCTCGCATTGCAGTCAGCCGCTGACACTGGAGCAGCTGGCAGCACATAGCGGCGTCAGCAGCGCATATTTCAGCCGCACCTTCCATGCGCATTTCGGAATGCCGCCATTGGATTATTTGGCCCAGATGCGCATCGAGCTGGCGAAGCAGATGCTGATCGTCACTCACAAGACGATTAAACAAATCGCCTTCGAGGTTGGCTATGGCAACCCCAGCTACTTCATTGAACGCTTCCGCGGAATCGTAGGTATGACACCTGCTATCTACCGTGAGGCGAGTCTGAATCCACCAGTATAA
- a CDS encoding family 43 glycosylhydrolase, whose amino-acid sequence MDKMVFTNPVLPGDYPDPSVVRVGEDYYMVCSTFQYFPAVNVLHSRDLVHWKTIGHVIERQEQLDLTDMPDSFGVYAPDISYYEGKFWVVVPYYHGQPRCTNIVYWSERPEGPYSDGVALNHHFIDPSIFNDDDGKRYLACGGGWVQELAADGTHLLGEAKQVWPGTGGAAPEAPHLLKKDGWYYLILAEGGTFFDHMVTVARSRSVWGPYEECPYNPILKQQDPEKRIQKTGHGKLIQDPQGRWWFPHLGGRPLKPNGSTPLGRETFLQPVEWTEDGWPIIGDHGTPVEIIHLHPEEVSAVADDIHSFVDRLDRNKLNPTWEWVRLPVSDGYQLGIDGLVLQCKPYLLNTPQPTLMLTRRWQHEAFQAETELRFFTRSRGEEAGILLYRDTDAILILSVRNGLGQTTGLPFDVKRLHENQELEGLYLQVDRYEHGKRRMLLQQKLPIGEGDSVRLRLSVDVRADVCTFAYAAGAVSSDYTPLDLTVEASYLFPEKAHRFLCFTAPRVGIYARGVLGLEQGYAAFREFVYTKAD is encoded by the coding sequence ATGGATAAAATGGTATTCACCAACCCCGTTCTACCGGGTGATTACCCGGACCCATCGGTGGTACGGGTGGGTGAGGACTACTACATGGTATGCTCTACGTTCCAGTATTTCCCTGCAGTCAATGTGCTGCATTCACGCGACTTGGTTCATTGGAAGACGATTGGCCATGTCATTGAGCGCCAGGAACAGCTTGACCTGACGGATATGCCCGACTCGTTCGGCGTGTATGCTCCAGATATTTCTTATTATGAAGGCAAGTTCTGGGTTGTGGTTCCGTATTATCACGGACAACCACGCTGTACGAATATCGTCTACTGGTCGGAGCGTCCGGAGGGACCCTACAGTGATGGTGTAGCACTCAATCACCATTTCATCGATCCGTCCATCTTCAATGATGATGACGGCAAGCGCTACTTGGCCTGCGGAGGCGGCTGGGTGCAGGAGTTAGCCGCTGACGGGACGCATTTGCTTGGCGAAGCGAAGCAGGTGTGGCCGGGTACGGGCGGTGCCGCACCGGAGGCTCCTCATCTGCTCAAGAAGGATGGCTGGTACTACCTGATCCTGGCAGAAGGGGGGACCTTTTTCGACCATATGGTGACTGTTGCTCGCAGCCGCTCGGTGTGGGGACCCTACGAGGAATGCCCTTACAATCCGATCTTGAAGCAGCAAGATCCGGAGAAGCGCATTCAGAAGACAGGTCACGGCAAGCTGATCCAGGATCCTCAGGGACGCTGGTGGTTCCCGCACTTGGGCGGCCGGCCGCTCAAGCCGAACGGCTCGACACCACTCGGTAGGGAGACGTTCCTGCAGCCCGTAGAATGGACCGAAGATGGGTGGCCAATCATAGGCGATCATGGAACCCCAGTTGAGATTATCCATCTGCACCCAGAGGAAGTCTCCGCCGTCGCAGACGATATCCATTCATTTGTCGATAGGTTAGATAGGAATAAGCTGAACCCTACCTGGGAGTGGGTACGACTCCCCGTCTCCGATGGGTATCAGCTCGGTATTGACGGCTTGGTGCTGCAATGCAAGCCCTACCTGCTAAATACCCCTCAGCCTACTTTGATGTTGACACGCCGTTGGCAGCATGAGGCTTTCCAGGCGGAGACGGAGCTACGCTTCTTCACGCGGAGCCGGGGGGAGGAAGCAGGCATCCTGCTGTACAGAGACACTGATGCCATCCTGATTCTTTCGGTGCGCAATGGATTAGGGCAGACAACAGGCTTGCCCTTCGATGTGAAGAGGCTGCATGAGAATCAGGAGCTGGAAGGGCTCTATCTTCAGGTTGACCGTTATGAGCACGGCAAGCGTAGGATGCTGCTGCAGCAGAAGCTGCCTATAGGAGAAGGGGACAGTGTCAGGCTGCGATTGAGCGTAGATGTACGAGCCGATGTCTGTACATTTGCCTATGCAGCGGGGGCAGTGTCCAGTGATTACACCCCGCTTGACTTGACTGTAGAGGCATCTTATCTGTTTCCGGAGAAGGCCCATAGATTCCTGTGCTTCACCGCTCCTAGGGTAGGCATCTACGCCCGTGGAGTACTCGGTCTCGAACAAGGGTATGCAGCCTTCCGAGAGTTCGTATATACGAAGGCAGACTAA
- a CDS encoding aldo/keto reductase, translated as MEYNILGKTGFRVSQLGLGGAPLGGDFADGVTDKQVTEVVHRSLDLGINFIDTAPLYGRGESERRIGEALKGRKRDSVILASKAVMRGEAYNYENTIRSVENSLKRLQTDVIDLLQIHEPDSWNFDEVMNGCYLALVKLKEQGKIRAIGVNGRDFDVLLPYLETRVFDTTQVFSRYMLIDHSAKDEVFPLTRELNMGVINGSVLGMGLLADAPAKFIKQPMIDLAEERKAKLAFLRKTDPKGLIEPAMRFSYSCPDIHVTLTGTTSIRSLELNAAYCDGKGLPQEDLDRIFAAFPSDPIEYRN; from the coding sequence ATGGAGTATAACATTCTAGGAAAAACAGGCTTTCGCGTATCTCAATTGGGACTCGGCGGAGCACCACTCGGCGGAGACTTCGCAGATGGAGTGACCGATAAACAGGTCACCGAGGTGGTGCATCGCTCGCTGGACCTCGGTATCAACTTCATCGACACGGCCCCGCTCTATGGCAGAGGCGAGAGTGAGAGGCGGATCGGCGAGGCGTTGAAGGGGCGCAAGCGCGATTCCGTTATTCTAGCATCGAAGGCCGTAATGCGCGGAGAAGCGTACAACTATGAGAATACGATTCGCTCGGTGGAGAACAGCCTGAAGCGGCTGCAGACGGACGTCATCGATCTGTTGCAAATTCATGAGCCTGACTCGTGGAACTTCGATGAGGTCATGAACGGCTGTTACCTCGCACTTGTGAAGCTGAAGGAGCAGGGCAAAATTCGTGCCATTGGAGTTAACGGAAGAGACTTTGATGTCCTGCTGCCCTATCTGGAGACACGGGTGTTCGATACGACCCAAGTGTTCAGCAGGTACATGCTGATAGACCATTCGGCAAAGGATGAAGTGTTCCCGCTAACGCGTGAGCTCAATATGGGCGTGATCAACGGAAGCGTGTTGGGCATGGGATTGCTGGCGGATGCACCGGCGAAGTTTATTAAACAGCCGATGATCGACCTAGCGGAAGAGCGGAAGGCGAAGCTTGCATTCCTTCGGAAGACCGATCCGAAGGGTTTGATCGAACCGGCGATGCGCTTCAGCTACTCCTGCCCGGACATTCATGTCACGCTAACCGGAACGACCTCGATTCGTTCCTTGGAGCTCAATGCTGCGTATTGTGATGGCAAGGGCTTGCCGCAGGAGGATCTGGACCGCATATTCGCCGCATTCCCTAGTGATCCGATTGAATATCGAAATTAA
- a CDS encoding phytanoyl-CoA dioxygenase family protein — MVFVVAAYYNEVEHERKFIAKGQAAMNEKQLKQFNEEGYFIIENLFSAQEMDELTAQIDHYVDEHNEKLKSAGQTKDGVSRANEIMFTPHLVKKNALFQQFCAHPNFVDLTTPILGGNVSLFWDQAVYKHPETAKDFPWHQDNGYGLVLSEEYVTCWLALEDATIENGCIWVMPRTHKDGIVEHQKTPIGWQCYFGDDPGIPVELKKGSMVVFSSLLFHRSGPNVSNSVRKGYILQYIPSGVKNIKTGATFKKMIIAKNGEAALDTSMLEGQDHNAAV; from the coding sequence ATGGTTTTTGTTGTAGCTGCTTACTATAATGAAGTCGAGCATGAGAGAAAATTCATTGCAAAGGGGCAAGCGGCCATGAACGAGAAGCAATTAAAGCAATTTAATGAGGAAGGGTATTTCATCATAGAGAATCTGTTCTCGGCACAGGAAATGGATGAGTTGACAGCACAGATCGACCATTATGTTGATGAGCACAATGAGAAATTGAAGTCGGCAGGGCAGACCAAGGATGGAGTCAGCCGGGCCAACGAGATTATGTTCACTCCTCATCTGGTGAAAAAGAATGCGCTTTTCCAACAATTCTGCGCCCATCCTAATTTCGTTGATCTGACCACTCCTATCCTGGGAGGCAATGTGTCGCTGTTCTGGGATCAGGCTGTATATAAGCATCCGGAGACAGCCAAGGACTTCCCGTGGCATCAGGACAACGGCTATGGACTCGTATTGTCCGAGGAGTATGTGACCTGCTGGCTCGCTCTGGAGGATGCAACCATAGAGAACGGCTGTATCTGGGTGATGCCACGGACGCATAAGGACGGTATAGTCGAGCATCAGAAAACTCCGATCGGCTGGCAGTGCTATTTCGGAGATGACCCAGGCATTCCTGTGGAGCTGAAAAAGGGCAGCATGGTTGTATTCTCGTCACTGCTGTTCCATCGAAGCGGCCCGAATGTGAGCAATTCCGTTCGCAAAGGATATATTCTTCAGTACATTCCTTCCGGAGTGAAAAATATCAAGACCGGCGCAACCTTTAAGAAGATGATCATTGCCAAGAACGGTGAGGCTGCATTGGATACGTCGATGCTGGAGGGACAGGACCACAATGCTGCCGTCTAA
- a CDS encoding amidohydrolase family protein: protein MYLDSHVHFWQPSRGDYGWLKPENTLLYRDYLPTQLLQELEGLGVQGVIAVQAAPTAEEAEYLLQLSDRHPLITGVVGGLDPLAVDFASQLNRLAQHPRFLGIRVNGDRFEQPALVEHLRILQQLGLTLDVLAGPGHLTSVYECARQLTGLRIVVNHLGHPNTATLELWTAGMKQLAGLPDVSVKLSGMVTQVREERVERLTPVIRILLKEFGPSRLMFGSDWPVALQAGGYEEVVKLFEAVLHGNGLSPSELDMIRSRTAQRAYGLSQ from the coding sequence ATGTATTTGGATAGTCACGTTCACTTCTGGCAGCCCTCCCGAGGCGATTATGGCTGGTTAAAACCTGAGAATACCCTGCTTTACCGCGATTACTTGCCGACGCAACTGCTGCAGGAGCTGGAGGGACTTGGCGTGCAGGGCGTCATCGCCGTACAGGCGGCCCCAACAGCAGAGGAAGCGGAGTACTTGCTGCAGCTGTCGGACCGCCATCCCTTGATTACAGGGGTCGTCGGTGGGCTAGATCCCTTGGCAGTCGACTTCGCCTCTCAATTGAACCGCCTGGCTCAGCATCCGCGGTTCCTAGGAATTCGAGTCAATGGAGACCGGTTCGAGCAACCTGCTTTGGTTGAACACTTGAGAATACTACAGCAATTGGGGTTGACGTTGGATGTGCTGGCGGGACCAGGTCATCTGACGTCTGTGTATGAATGTGCACGGCAGCTGACCGGGCTGCGCATCGTAGTGAATCATCTGGGCCATCCAAATACGGCGACTTTGGAGTTGTGGACTGCAGGCATGAAGCAACTCGCCGGGCTTCCGGACGTGTCGGTGAAGCTGTCCGGTATGGTGACTCAAGTCAGGGAAGAACGAGTGGAACGGCTGACGCCGGTCATTCGCATTCTGCTTAAAGAGTTCGGTCCATCCCGCTTGATGTTCGGGAGCGATTGGCCGGTTGCCCTGCAGGCCGGAGGATATGAAGAAGTAGTGAAGCTGTTTGAAGCTGTCCTTCATGGCAATGGACTGTCTCCGAGCGAGCTGGACATGATCCGCTCCCGTACGGCACAGCGAGCGTATGGTTTGTCGCAGTAG
- a CDS encoding AraC family transcriptional regulator: protein MIIHSNASMDEQLGLSLLLVQQAPYSRLRIRDMTKSHWVLSHVVSGSVTMSTGGNRYTAAPGQVMVHPPHIPFDEENAGEGLHQVLFLDITLSQHLDLFRILPVAPVVTLSQPESYRALFGQLLAHWNDPDTPLRTLHLFTGILELVKQLILGWEAEGRQPRPEALNSKEDRFMEVIRYMEQQIKHKVTREDLASLLHLHPNYFDKLFYKHFQQTPMHMLRSLRIRKAKSLLETTQASLESIAYECGLGDAAYFTRAFKNQMNETPGHYRSRMQKLMRWYGPEER from the coding sequence ATGATAATACACAGCAATGCGAGTATGGACGAGCAGCTCGGTCTATCCCTCCTTCTCGTTCAACAGGCTCCTTACTCCCGACTGCGGATTCGGGATATGACCAAGAGCCATTGGGTGCTCAGCCACGTTGTGAGCGGATCGGTGACTATGAGCACGGGAGGGAATAGGTACACAGCTGCTCCCGGACAGGTCATGGTTCATCCACCTCACATCCCCTTTGACGAAGAGAATGCGGGGGAAGGGCTACATCAGGTGCTGTTCCTCGACATCACCTTATCGCAGCATCTCGATTTGTTCCGCATACTGCCTGTGGCTCCCGTGGTGACACTTTCTCAGCCGGAGTCCTACCGGGCATTGTTCGGACAGCTTTTGGCGCACTGGAACGACCCTGACACACCGCTGAGAACCCTTCACTTATTCACCGGCATTCTCGAGCTGGTGAAGCAGCTGATCCTGGGCTGGGAAGCGGAGGGAAGGCAACCCCGCCCGGAGGCATTGAACTCCAAGGAGGATCGCTTTATGGAGGTAATCAGGTATATGGAGCAGCAGATAAAGCACAAGGTGACGAGAGAAGACCTCGCTTCCCTGCTGCACCTACATCCAAATTATTTCGACAAGCTGTTCTACAAGCACTTTCAACAGACGCCGATGCATATGCTTCGTTCACTGCGCATTCGCAAGGCGAAGTCACTGCTCGAGACGACCCAGGCTTCCCTCGAGTCCATCGCCTATGAGTGCGGTCTGGGCGATGCAGCTTATTTTACCCGAGCCTTCAAGAATCAGATGAATGAAACGCCAGGCCACTATCGTTCACGTATGCAGAAGCTGATGAGATGGTACGGCCCTGAGGAGAGGTGA